A genomic region of Nymphaea colorata isolate Beijing-Zhang1983 chromosome 2, ASM883128v2, whole genome shotgun sequence contains the following coding sequences:
- the LOC116248088 gene encoding protein phosphatase inhibitor 2: MKKSNSSRVRGRVIWDEANLVEIEANKPVRQKIDEPKTPYHPMVDEDGSLSPVRDGEERIGGSSQVDAIWSAFGDVASSSSQQSSTNGGWTSSEDEADNMDQDDADSDTERARLSFKEHRRAHYDEFRKVKELMQKGSLFNEEVDEDDTRDKKEGSSESLTGGMSAIDIEGSEPPKASPPPSANNGA, translated from the exons atgaagaaaagcAACAGTTCGAGGGtcag GGGTCGTGTAATATGGGACGAAGCTAACCTAGTTGAAATAGAGGCAAATAAGCCTGTGAGACAAAAAATCGACGAGCCTAAGACTCCGTACCATCCTATGGTCGATGAAGATG GCTCTCTATCACCAGTGCGAGATGGTGAGGAAAGAATAGGTGGCTCTTCACAGGTTGATGCTATCTGGTCTGCTTTTGGCGATGTTGCATCTTCAAGTTCACAACAATCTAGCACGAATGGAGGTTGGACATCTTCAGAAGATGAGGCAGATAACATGGACCAAGATGATGCAG ATTCTGATACAGAAAGAGCCAGATTGAGTTTCAAGGAGCACAGGAGGGCACACTATGATGAGTTTCGAAAAGTAAAAGAATTGATGCAAAAGGGATCCCTTTTTAATGAAGAAGTTGATGAGGATGATACGAGAGATAAAAAAGAAGGCAGCTCAGAATCTTTGACAGGTGGTATGAGCGCAATAGACATTGAAGGCAGTGAGCCACCAAAAGCATCTCCTCCACCATCAGCAAACAATGGGGCCTAG
- the LOC116246814 gene encoding uncharacterized protein LOC116246814 produces MTRGVLITRRHRSLLSGPFAPFPAFFSVSPRLNLLSAMDRLPAAAARGKEGSSVEIGWTNEKHATYLHSLEVSFVTRVFQSSAADQFQYDHLNGYDYHHQPLDRHLPDSCDSTLDSITLDLSHAKQYRDADPHHSKDKRSKKWKKRRTSLVQKASQKEQVPPESVTGSSSGHESAS; encoded by the exons ATGACGAGAGGGGTTTTAATTACTCGACGCCACCGATCGCTGCTCTCCGGCCCCTTTGCCCCGTTTCCGGCCTTCTTCTCCGTCTCTCCTCGTCTGAATTTGCTTTCCGCCATGGATCGGCTGCCTGCAGCGGCGGCGAGGGGCAAAGAAGGTAGCAGCGTGGAGATCGGGTGGACCAACGAGAAGCACGCCACCTACCTCCACTCCCTCGAGGTTTCCTTCGTCACGCGCGTCTTCCAAAGCTCCGCCGCCGACCAGTTCCAGTACGACCACCTCAACGGCTACGACTACCACCACCAGCCGCTCGACCGCCACCTCCCGGACTCCTGCGATTCCACCCTTGACTCTATTACTCTCGATCTCAGTCACGCCAAACAGTACC GTGACGCAGACCCGCATCATTCTAAGGACAAAAGGTCTAAGAAGTGGAAGAAAAGGCGAACTTCTCTGGTCCAAAAAGCTTCACAAAAAGAGCAA GTCCCCCCTGAAAGCGTCACCGGTTCAAGCTCTGGCCACGAAAGCGCATCTTAG